One stretch of Rhodoferax lithotrophicus DNA includes these proteins:
- the prmA gene encoding 50S ribosomal protein L11 methyltransferase, with product MFELQLMCPEDRVETLSEALDALDALSVSVEDADAQTDAEQALFGEPGMPAPKDGWQRSRVLALFDAREKAQAALELLLVQDFFSGCEVLGIQNVPEQDWVRLTQSQFAPVEVTSDFWIVPTWHEPPQQARTVIRLDPGLAFGTGTHPTTRMCLRWIAKQGQCGIPSTSLTRVLDYGCGSGILAIGAAKFGATDVDAVDIDLAAVESTVLNARANHVSVNAGLPETVCGVYQTVVANILATPLKVLAPLLWSRVASGGSLVLAGILARQADELIDAYAPYCQLHVADSEDGWILMTASN from the coding sequence ATGTTTGAACTCCAATTAATGTGCCCGGAGGATCGGGTAGAAACCTTGAGTGAGGCGCTTGACGCTTTGGATGCTTTGAGTGTCAGTGTCGAAGATGCAGATGCTCAAACTGATGCAGAGCAGGCGTTGTTTGGTGAGCCGGGTATGCCTGCACCCAAAGACGGATGGCAGCGTTCCAGAGTGCTTGCTTTGTTTGATGCACGCGAAAAGGCCCAGGCTGCACTGGAATTGTTGTTGGTTCAGGATTTCTTTAGCGGCTGCGAGGTCTTGGGTATTCAAAACGTTCCTGAGCAAGATTGGGTGCGTCTAACACAGTCGCAGTTTGCACCAGTTGAGGTAACTTCTGATTTTTGGATTGTGCCTACTTGGCATGAGCCGCCACAGCAGGCACGCACCGTGATCAGGCTTGACCCAGGATTGGCTTTTGGTACAGGAACTCACCCAACAACACGGATGTGTTTGCGCTGGATCGCCAAACAAGGCCAATGCGGCATACCATCGACAAGTTTGACGCGTGTGCTTGATTACGGGTGTGGTTCAGGCATTTTGGCTATTGGTGCAGCCAAGTTTGGTGCAACAGATGTGGATGCGGTTGATATTGATCTGGCAGCAGTTGAATCGACAGTGCTGAATGCGCGAGCCAATCATGTATCTGTGAATGCTGGCTTGCCTGAGACCGTCTGCGGTGTATATCAAACGGTGGTAGCTAATATTTTGGCTACTCCTCTGAAAGTATTGGCTCCGTTATTGTGGTCACGCGTGGCAAGTGGTGGAAGTTTGGTGCTGGCAGGTATCTTGGCACGGCAGGCGGATGAACTCATTGATGCGTACGCACCTTACTGCCAGTTACATGTGGCCGACTCGGAAGATGGCTGGATATTGATGACGGCTTCGAATTGA
- a CDS encoding MBL fold metallo-hydrolase: MKPIQLFDTASSTYTYVLMDTNTRDAIIIDPVDTQLERDLQVLREYGLKLVWALETHAHADHITSAGQLAELAGAKTTAPAGCGITTASVQLKDGDTLIFGAEEIRALHTPGHTAGSMCFVWRDHVFTGDTLLINGCGRTDFQSGSAHAMYHSLTQVLFTLPDATTVWPGHDYQGKTSSTIGTEKASNARVAGKTEDEFVAIMAALHLPPPKRISEAVPANKHSGLRHDAHVVQGMQMLPAKAYAGDIHPKLAWDWVQSGEAVLVDVRTDAERAWVGFVPDAVAVAWKQWPGMASNPDFDAELLAAVPPDHKVVLLCRSGVRSVAAAIRATELGLQAYNILEGFEGDPDDFAHRGQLGGWRFHGLPWRQG; the protein is encoded by the coding sequence ATGAAACCGATTCAGCTTTTTGACACGGCCTCCAGCACCTATACCTATGTGCTGATGGATACCAACACGCGTGATGCCATCATCATTGATCCTGTGGATACCCAGCTTGAGCGTGACCTGCAAGTTCTTCGGGAATATGGTTTGAAGCTGGTCTGGGCGTTGGAGACCCATGCACACGCCGATCACATCACCAGCGCCGGGCAACTTGCTGAATTGGCGGGTGCCAAAACCACAGCACCCGCAGGTTGCGGTATCACGACCGCGTCTGTGCAACTCAAGGATGGGGATACGCTGATCTTTGGGGCAGAGGAAATCCGTGCACTACACACGCCCGGTCACACGGCTGGCAGCATGTGTTTTGTGTGGCGTGATCATGTGTTCACAGGAGATACGTTGTTGATCAATGGCTGCGGGCGGACCGACTTTCAATCGGGTAGTGCACACGCCATGTACCACAGCCTGACCCAAGTCTTGTTCACACTACCTGATGCCACCACGGTCTGGCCGGGACATGATTACCAGGGCAAAACAAGCTCCACCATTGGCACGGAGAAAGCCAGTAACGCCCGTGTGGCAGGCAAGACAGAAGATGAATTTGTGGCGATCATGGCCGCGCTCCATTTGCCACCGCCCAAGCGGATTTCAGAAGCTGTACCTGCCAACAAGCACAGTGGTTTACGCCATGATGCCCATGTTGTTCAGGGTATGCAGATGCTTCCTGCAAAAGCCTATGCCGGTGACATTCATCCCAAGTTGGCTTGGGATTGGGTGCAAAGTGGTGAGGCCGTGTTGGTGGATGTACGCACCGATGCTGAACGTGCCTGGGTGGGTTTTGTTCCAGATGCAGTGGCGGTGGCATGGAAGCAGTGGCCAGGCATGGCCAGCAACCCTGATTTTGATGCTGAACTTCTGGCTGCAGTCCCGCCAGATCACAAAGTGGTGCTGTTGTGTCGAAGTGGTGTACGTTCAGTCGCTGCGGCTATTCGCGCCACCGAACTGGGTTTGCAAGCCTATAACATTCTGGAAGGTTTTGAAGGCGATCCTGATGACTTTGCACATCGTGGGCAGCTTGGGGGATGGCGATTTCATGGATTGCCTTGGCGGCAAGGGTAA
- the mpl gene encoding UDP-N-acetylmuramate:L-alanyl-gamma-D-glutamyl-meso-diaminopimelate ligase → MHIHILGICGTFMGGLAALAREAGHKVTGCDAGVYPPMSDQLRALGIELIEGFDADQLALKPDMFVIGNVVSRAHLIDGTPKFPLMEAILDAGLPYTSGPQWLAEHVLQGRHVVAIAGTHGKTTTTAMTSWILQSAGLQPGFLVGGVPLNFGVSAQLGQGKPFVIEADEYDTAFFDKRSKFVHYRPRTAVLNNLEFDHADIFDDLAAIERQFHHLVRTVPGKGAHGSGRIVVNGLEESLARVLHMGCWSEVRSFGSTVSDFTAQGEASDFDVMHQGQLVGHVNWALTGTHNQLNALAAIAAAEHLGVAPCLSAQALGQFENVKRRMEIRGTVPTATGNITVYDDFAHHPTAIRTTVDGLRRALKPGERILAAFEPRSNTMKLGTMKAQLPWSLEHADLAFCHSGGLGWDANETLKPMGERSFVADNIPQLVGQIVQAARGGDHIVCMSNGGFGEVHAKLLQALKNRLPQVS, encoded by the coding sequence ATGCACATTCATATACTTGGTATTTGCGGCACCTTTATGGGGGGACTTGCCGCCCTGGCTCGCGAAGCTGGCCACAAAGTCACAGGCTGCGACGCCGGTGTTTACCCCCCTATGAGCGACCAACTCAGAGCCTTGGGGATCGAACTGATTGAGGGTTTTGACGCTGATCAGCTCGCGCTGAAGCCTGATATGTTTGTGATCGGCAACGTGGTTAGTCGAGCCCATTTGATAGATGGCACACCTAAGTTCCCCTTGATGGAAGCCATTTTGGATGCAGGTCTACCTTACACCAGTGGGCCACAATGGTTGGCAGAGCACGTGCTTCAAGGCCGCCACGTAGTAGCGATCGCAGGCACCCATGGCAAAACCACCACCACGGCAATGACCAGCTGGATTTTGCAAAGCGCAGGCTTGCAACCCGGTTTTTTGGTGGGGGGAGTACCTCTGAACTTTGGTGTTTCAGCTCAATTAGGCCAAGGCAAGCCCTTTGTCATTGAGGCCGATGAATATGACACCGCATTTTTTGACAAACGCAGCAAGTTTGTGCATTACCGGCCACGTACCGCTGTACTGAACAACCTGGAATTTGATCACGCGGACATCTTTGATGATCTGGCTGCGATTGAGCGGCAGTTTCATCATCTTGTCCGTACCGTCCCCGGCAAAGGCGCACATGGCAGTGGCCGAATCGTAGTCAATGGATTGGAAGAAAGTTTGGCACGTGTGCTGCATATGGGCTGCTGGAGCGAAGTGCGCAGTTTTGGCTCAACCGTGAGCGACTTCACCGCCCAAGGTGAAGCCAGCGACTTTGATGTCATGCACCAAGGCCAACTTGTGGGGCACGTAAACTGGGCATTAACCGGCACACACAACCAGCTCAATGCTTTGGCGGCCATTGCCGCAGCCGAGCACTTGGGCGTTGCACCATGCCTGTCTGCTCAGGCATTGGGGCAATTTGAAAATGTCAAACGTCGTATGGAAATACGCGGCACCGTGCCAACAGCAACCGGGAACATCACCGTTTATGACGACTTTGCGCACCACCCCACTGCCATCCGAACAACAGTAGACGGGCTGCGCCGTGCGCTGAAACCGGGCGAACGTATCCTGGCGGCATTTGAGCCACGCTCAAACACCATGAAACTGGGCACCATGAAAGCCCAACTTCCCTGGAGCCTTGAACATGCGGATTTGGCTTTTTGCCACAGTGGCGGTTTAGGCTGGGATGCCAACGAAACACTCAAACCAATGGGTGAACGTAGCTTTGTGGCCGACAACATTCCACAACTGGTGGGTCAAATCGTCCAGGCAGCGCGTGGCGGCGACCATATTGTGTGTATGAGTAATGGCGGCTTTGGTGAGGTGCATGCCAAACTGCTGCAAGCCTTGAAAAACCGCCTGCCTCAAGTGTCCTGA
- the accC gene encoding acetyl-CoA carboxylase biotin carboxylase subunit yields the protein MFKKILVANRGEIALRIQRACRELGIKAVMVYSEADREAKYVKLAEEAVCIGPASSALSYLNMPALISAAEVTDAEAIHPGYGFLSENADFAERVEQSGFQFIGPTPESIRIMGDKVSAKQAMIKAGVPCVPGSEGELPDDPVQIKRIAKTVGYPVIIKAAGGGGGRGMRVVHTEAALINAVAMTKNEAGAAFGNPAVYMEKFLQNPRHVEIQILADKYKNAVYLGERDCSMQRRHQKVIEEAPAPGIPRKIIERVGERCVAACKKIGYRGAGTFEFLYEDGNFYFIEMNTRVQVEHPVTEMTTGIDIVKTQIMVAAGEKLPFTQRQIEIRGHAIECRLNAEDAYKCIPSPGRITMWHPPGGPGVRVDSHIYTNYFVPPNYDSMIGKIIVHGDTREQALARMRTALGETVIEGIHTNLALHRELMVDAKFMEGGTNIHYLEGWLANHTR from the coding sequence ATGTTTAAAAAAATTCTGGTTGCCAATCGCGGCGAAATTGCCTTACGAATTCAGCGAGCCTGTCGTGAGTTGGGTATCAAAGCGGTCATGGTTTATTCTGAGGCTGATCGCGAAGCCAAGTATGTCAAACTGGCAGAAGAGGCCGTGTGTATTGGCCCCGCATCTTCGGCGCTCAGCTACCTCAATATGCCCGCACTGATATCTGCGGCAGAGGTAACTGATGCAGAAGCGATTCACCCTGGTTATGGCTTTTTAAGTGAAAACGCAGATTTTGCCGAAAGGGTTGAGCAAAGTGGGTTTCAGTTTATTGGACCTACTCCTGAATCTATTCGCATCATGGGCGACAAAGTGTCTGCCAAGCAAGCGATGATCAAGGCGGGCGTGCCTTGTGTGCCTGGTTCAGAGGGTGAGTTACCTGATGATCCCGTACAAATCAAGCGTATTGCCAAAACGGTAGGCTATCCAGTCATCATTAAAGCGGCAGGCGGCGGTGGCGGACGTGGTATGAGGGTGGTGCATACGGAGGCTGCGCTTATTAACGCGGTTGCCATGACCAAAAACGAAGCCGGTGCCGCATTTGGCAATCCTGCGGTGTACATGGAAAAGTTTTTGCAAAACCCTCGCCATGTCGAAATCCAGATATTGGCGGACAAATACAAGAACGCGGTGTATCTGGGTGAGCGGGACTGCTCCATGCAGCGTCGTCACCAGAAAGTGATTGAAGAGGCTCCTGCGCCTGGGATTCCTCGCAAAATCATTGAGCGCGTAGGTGAGCGTTGTGTGGCTGCTTGTAAAAAAATTGGCTATCGGGGCGCAGGAACATTTGAGTTCTTGTACGAAGACGGTAATTTTTACTTCATTGAAATGAACACGCGTGTTCAGGTTGAACACCCCGTCACCGAAATGACCACGGGCATTGATATTGTCAAGACACAAATTATGGTGGCGGCTGGCGAGAAGTTGCCTTTTACCCAGCGTCAGATTGAAATACGTGGGCATGCCATTGAGTGTCGGTTGAATGCTGAGGATGCTTACAAATGTATTCCTTCCCCTGGGCGTATCACCATGTGGCATCCACCTGGTGGGCCAGGAGTGCGGGTAGATTCGCACATTTACACCAACTACTTTGTACCGCCTAACTACGACTCAATGATTGGCAAAATCATTGTGCATGGGGATACCCGCGAACAAGCCTTGGCGCGCATGCGCACAGCTTTGGGGGAAACGGTGATAGAGGGTATTCATACCAACTTGGCTCTGCACCGTGAGTTGATGGTGGATGCCAAATTCATGGAGGGTGGCACCAATATTCATTATCTTGAAGGTTGGCTTGCCAATCACACCCGTTGA
- the accB gene encoding acetyl-CoA carboxylase biotin carboxyl carrier protein, which translates to MDLRKLKTLIDLVSESNVSELEITEAEGKVRIVKGGGSIIQHYTQAAPVASMPVPVVAPESTAPAVATPVQTGHTVKSPMVGTFYRSASPGAKSFVEVGDAIKEGETLCIIEAMKILNEIESDKTGTVRRILVDNGQAVEYGQPLFIIE; encoded by the coding sequence ATGGACCTCAGAAAACTCAAAACATTGATCGACTTGGTGTCAGAATCAAACGTCTCCGAGCTCGAAATTACCGAAGCTGAAGGCAAGGTTCGTATTGTCAAAGGTGGTGGCTCAATCATCCAGCACTACACCCAGGCTGCCCCGGTGGCATCTATGCCTGTTCCGGTCGTCGCACCTGAATCGACTGCTCCTGCGGTTGCGACACCGGTACAAACCGGCCACACGGTCAAATCACCTATGGTCGGTACTTTCTATAGATCGGCCTCGCCTGGGGCTAAATCGTTTGTTGAAGTAGGTGATGCCATCAAGGAGGGTGAGACCCTTTGCATCATTGAGGCGATGAAAATTCTCAACGAAATTGAGTCCGACAAAACTGGCACCGTCCGACGTATTCTGGTCGATAACGGTCAGGCTGTTGAATACGGGCAGCCCCTGTTCATCATCGAGTGA
- a CDS encoding malonic semialdehyde reductase, protein MSTPLNHTAQEQTFTQARTFNKFTNRAVTDETLHALYELAKWGPTSMNSQPARIVFVRSAEAKARLLPALMPGNADKTMAAPVCAIVAMDSRFFEHLPEQFPAMNARPMFEGNAALAESTAFRNSSLQAAYLIVAARQLGLDCGPMSGFDAAKVNAAFFPDGRYKTNLLINLGYGDAAGNYPRGPRLPFEAVASIA, encoded by the coding sequence ATGTCCACCCCCCTGAACCACACCGCACAGGAACAAACCTTCACCCAAGCGCGCACCTTCAACAAGTTCACCAACCGCGCCGTCACCGACGAAACCCTGCACGCGCTCTACGAGCTGGCCAAGTGGGGCCCCACGTCGATGAACTCGCAGCCTGCACGCATCGTCTTTGTGCGCAGCGCCGAGGCCAAGGCCCGGTTGCTGCCCGCACTCATGCCCGGCAATGCCGACAAAACCATGGCCGCACCGGTGTGCGCCATCGTGGCCATGGACAGCCGCTTTTTTGAACACCTGCCAGAGCAATTCCCCGCCATGAATGCCCGGCCCATGTTCGAGGGGAATGCCGCTCTGGCGGAGAGCACGGCGTTTCGCAACAGCTCGTTACAGGCGGCCTACCTGATCGTGGCGGCACGCCAACTGGGTCTGGACTGCGGCCCCATGAGTGGGTTCGATGCCGCCAAGGTGAATGCTGCCTTTTTCCCCGATGGCCGCTACAAGACCAACCTGCTCATCAACCTGGGCTACGGCGACGCTGCAGGCAACTACCCACGTGGCCCCCGCCTGCCGTTTGAAGCCGTCGCCAGCATCGCCTAA
- a CDS encoding TlpA disulfide reductase family protein produces the protein MSIPDLTRRRWLAAAAGFCFAGVGAGLAWRTFQRQSIELSQAEDRFWQQKFSQLDGVELLASAFKGKPLMLNFWATWCPPCVEELPLLNAFFNENKSKSWQVLGLAVDQVTPVKRFLGQSPLDFPVALAGFAGMEVSKSLGNLSGGLPFTVVFDASGSVLHRKMGKLKADELQAWSKMKI, from the coding sequence ATGAGTATTCCTGACTTGACACGGCGTAGATGGTTGGCCGCGGCTGCCGGTTTTTGTTTTGCCGGTGTGGGCGCTGGCTTGGCTTGGCGCACGTTTCAACGTCAGTCCATTGAGTTGTCCCAAGCGGAAGACAGGTTTTGGCAACAAAAGTTTTCTCAATTGGATGGTGTTGAGTTGCTTGCTTCAGCATTTAAAGGGAAGCCGTTGATGCTGAATTTTTGGGCTACATGGTGCCCGCCATGTGTGGAAGAGTTGCCTTTATTAAATGCTTTCTTTAATGAAAATAAATCTAAAAGTTGGCAAGTTCTTGGTTTGGCCGTGGATCAAGTGACCCCGGTGAAGCGATTTCTAGGTCAATCTCCACTTGATTTTCCCGTGGCATTGGCTGGTTTTGCTGGCATGGAGGTTAGTAAATCTCTCGGGAATTTAAGTGGTGGATTGCCGTTTACAGTTGTGTTTGACGCATCTGGCTCAGTCTTGCACCGTAAAATGGGCAAACTTAAGGCCGATGAATTGCAAGCTTGGTCAAAGATGAAAATTTGA
- the icmF gene encoding fused isobutyryl-CoA mutase/GTPase IcmF → MTDLSADFKALANYRPTHKVRFVTAASLFDGHDAAINIMRRILQSMGAEVIHLGHNRSVDEVVTAALQEDAQGIAISSYQGGHVEYFKYMVDLLKSRGGAHIQVFGGGGGVIVPSEIKELMDYGVTRIYSPEDGQRMGLAGMIGEMVMRCDQDITGYAPTTIQAIQGHTEMSWRALAQLITALENEKAAGEGKGELSAPFKALALDIHAQAATKNIPVLGITGTGGAGKSSLTDELIRRLRLDQGDNLHVAVISIDPSRRKSGGALLGDRIRMNAIGPWSQGPRVFMRSLATRDFGSEISAALPDVIAACKVTGFDLIIVETSGIGQGDAAIVPLVDVPMYVMTPEFGAASQLEKIDMLDFAEFVAINKFDRKGASDALRDVAKQVQRNKEAWGVPAEQMPVFGTMAARFNDDGVTALYQALKVRLAELGLKVTDGALPKVTVRHSTNQTPVLPAARIRYLAEIAETVRGYKKRARGQAKLAREIQQLNATADMLLAADPNKDGSAKPGAYGTVQALAQVRSERQDPAAAKLLAQWPAMQQAYAGDMYVVKIRDKEICTQLTTKTLSGTTIRKVCLPQYEDHGEILKWLMLDNVPGSYPYTAGTFAFKRENEDPTRMFAGEGDPFRTNKRFKLLSSGMPAKRLSTAFDSVTLYGNDPDPRPDIYGKVGNSGVSIATIDDLKVLYDGFDLCSPTTSVSMTINGPAPSILAMFMNAAIDQNLEKFKADNGREPTDTEAQKIREWVLSNVRGTVQADILKEDQGQNTCLFSTEFSLKVMGDIASYFVHHNVRNFYSVSISGYHIAEAGANPISQLAFTLSNGFTFVEAYLARGMHIDDFAPNLSFFFSNGMDPEYTVMGRVARRIWAVAMKEKYGANERSQKLKYHIQTSGRSLHAQEIQFNDIRTTLQALIAIYDNCNSLHTNAFDEAITTPTEDSVRRAMAIQLIINREWGLAKNENPSQGAFIIEELTELVEEAVLLEFERITERGGVLGAMETGYQRGKIQDESMHYEMLKHTGELPIIGVNTFRNPHGDQVMDKLELARSTDEEKQSQLKRLQDFHTRHGNEAPAQLKRLQQAVIDNQNVFEVLMDAVRVCSLGQITNALFEVGGQYRRNM, encoded by the coding sequence ATGACTGATTTATCCGCTGATTTCAAAGCCTTGGCCAACTACCGCCCCACCCACAAGGTGCGTTTTGTCACCGCCGCCAGCCTGTTTGATGGTCATGATGCCGCCATCAACATCATGCGCCGGATTTTGCAAAGCATGGGGGCGGAGGTGATCCATTTGGGCCATAACCGCAGCGTCGATGAGGTGGTCACCGCAGCATTGCAGGAGGATGCCCAGGGTATTGCCATCAGCTCTTACCAGGGCGGACACGTAGAGTATTTCAAGTACATGGTCGACCTGCTCAAAAGCCGTGGCGGCGCTCACATTCAGGTGTTTGGCGGCGGCGGCGGCGTGATTGTTCCCAGCGAAATCAAGGAACTGATGGACTATGGCGTGACACGCATCTACAGCCCCGAAGACGGCCAACGTATGGGCCTGGCCGGCATGATTGGCGAAATGGTGATGCGTTGTGACCAAGACATCACCGGCTACGCCCCCACCACCATCCAGGCCATCCAAGGGCACACCGAAATGAGCTGGCGTGCGCTGGCACAACTCATCACCGCACTGGAGAACGAAAAAGCTGCGGGCGAGGGGAAAGGTGAACTATCAGCGCCTTTTAAGGCCCTCGCCCTTGATATACATGCACAAGCAGCTACAAAAAACATACCAGTTCTGGGTATCACCGGCACTGGCGGTGCAGGCAAATCATCACTCACCGACGAGCTGATCCGCCGTTTACGCCTTGATCAAGGTGACAACTTGCATGTAGCCGTCATCAGCATTGACCCCTCTCGACGCAAAAGTGGTGGCGCATTGTTGGGCGACCGCATCCGTATGAATGCCATCGGGCCATGGAGCCAAGGCCCACGGGTGTTCATGCGTTCATTGGCCACGCGCGACTTCGGCAGCGAGATCAGCGCCGCCCTGCCCGACGTGATTGCCGCTTGCAAGGTCACCGGCTTTGACCTGATCATTGTGGAAACCTCCGGCATTGGCCAAGGTGATGCCGCCATCGTGCCGCTGGTGGACGTGCCCATGTACGTCATGACACCCGAATTCGGCGCAGCCAGCCAGCTGGAAAAAATCGACATGCTCGACTTTGCCGAGTTTGTGGCCATCAACAAATTCGACCGCAAGGGCGCATCCGATGCCCTGCGTGATGTCGCCAAACAAGTGCAGCGCAACAAGGAAGCCTGGGGTGTCCCTGCGGAACAGATGCCGGTGTTTGGCACCATGGCCGCACGCTTCAACGACGATGGAGTGACTGCCCTGTACCAGGCCCTGAAAGTGCGACTGGCCGAATTGGGACTGAAAGTCACCGATGGAGCCCTGCCCAAAGTGACGGTACGGCACAGCACCAACCAGACTCCGGTGCTGCCCGCAGCACGCATCCGTTACCTGGCAGAAATTGCCGAGACGGTGCGTGGCTACAAAAAACGCGCTCGCGGTCAGGCCAAATTGGCACGTGAAATCCAGCAACTCAACGCCACGGCCGACATGCTGCTGGCCGCCGACCCCAACAAAGACGGCAGCGCCAAACCTGGCGCTTATGGCACCGTGCAGGCACTGGCCCAGGTGCGCAGTGAGCGGCAAGACCCGGCAGCGGCCAAGCTGCTGGCCCAGTGGCCCGCCATGCAGCAAGCCTACGCAGGTGACATGTACGTCGTCAAAATCCGCGACAAGGAAATTTGCACCCAGCTCACCACCAAAACCCTGAGCGGCACCACCATCCGCAAGGTCTGCCTGCCGCAATACGAAGACCACGGCGAAATCCTGAAGTGGCTGATGCTCGACAACGTGCCTGGCAGCTACCCCTACACCGCGGGCACCTTTGCCTTCAAGCGTGAAAACGAAGACCCCACCCGCATGTTCGCCGGTGAAGGTGACCCGTTCAGAACCAACAAGCGCTTCAAGCTGCTCAGCTCCGGCATGCCCGCCAAGCGGCTAAGCACTGCGTTTGACTCGGTCACCCTCTATGGCAACGACCCCGACCCGCGCCCCGACATCTACGGCAAGGTGGGCAACTCGGGCGTTTCGATTGCCACCATCGACGACCTGAAAGTGCTCTACGACGGCTTTGATTTGTGCAGCCCCACCACCAGCGTCAGCATGACCATCAACGGCCCGGCCCCCAGCATCCTGGCCATGTTCATGAACGCCGCCATTGACCAGAACCTGGAGAAATTCAAGGCCGACAATGGTCGCGAACCGACCGACACCGAAGCGCAAAAAATCCGTGAATGGGTGCTTTCCAATGTGCGTGGCACGGTACAAGCCGACATTCTGAAAGAAGACCAGGGCCAGAACACCTGCCTTTTTTCCACCGAGTTTTCCTTGAAGGTGATGGGCGACATCGCCAGCTACTTTGTGCACCACAACGTGCGCAACTTCTACAGCGTGAGTATCAGCGGCTACCACATTGCCGAAGCCGGTGCCAACCCGATCAGCCAGCTGGCCTTCACGCTGAGCAACGGTTTCACCTTTGTCGAAGCCTACCTGGCACGCGGCATGCACATTGACGACTTTGCGCCTAACCTGAGCTTCTTCTTCAGCAACGGCATGGACCCCGAATACACCGTCATGGGCCGCGTGGCGCGGCGCATCTGGGCGGTGGCGATGAAAGAAAAATACGGTGCCAACGAGCGCAGCCAGAAGCTCAAGTACCACATCCAGACCAGTGGCCGCAGCTTACACGCGCAGGAGATCCAGTTCAACGACATCCGCACCACGCTGCAGGCGCTGATTGCCATCTACGACAACTGCAATAGCCTGCATACCAATGCCTTTGACGAGGCCATCACCACACCGACCGAAGATTCTGTACGCCGCGCCATGGCGATCCAGCTCATCATCAACCGCGAGTGGGGCCTGGCCAAGAACGAAAACCCGAGCCAAGGCGCATTCATCATCGAAGAGCTGACTGAACTGGTGGAAGAAGCCGTGTTGCTGGAGTTTGAACGCATCACCGAACGCGGCGGTGTGCTCGGCGCGATGGAAACCGGTTACCAGCGCGGCAAGATTCAGGACGAATCCATGCATTACGAGATGCTCAAGCACACTGGCGAGTTGCCCATCATCGGGGTCAACACTTTCCGCAATCCACATGGCGATCAGGTCATGGACAAGCTGGAACTGGCACGCAGTACCGACGAAGAAAAACAAAGCCAGCTCAAGCGCCTGCAAGACTTTCACACCCGCCATGGAAACGAAGCCCCGGCGCAGCTCAAGCGCCTGCAACAAGCGGTGATTGACAACCAGAATGTGTTTGAGGTGCTGATGGACGCGGTGCGGGTCTGCTCCCTGGGTCAGATCACCAACGCATTGTTTGAGGTGGGCGGGCAGTACCGGCGCAATATGTAA
- a CDS encoding type III pantothenate kinase codes for MTFLAIDIGNTRLKWALHTAPHRDAPLLAQGAEFLENIDRLAEGDWAGLAPPQRMLGCAVAGDAVKRRVEEQMELWDVSAHWVVASSAEAGLTNGYDYPARLGSDRWVAMIGAWHRGLKQGAPRPLVVVMVGTAVTVDAIDTHGKFLGGLILPGHGIMLRALESGTAGLHVPTGNVCEFPTNTSDALTSGGTYAIAGAVERMVQHVRQHCRMEPRCIMTGGAGWKMAPSMSVPFELVDNLLFDGLLEIASYRLARAG; via the coding sequence ATGACTTTTTTGGCCATTGATATCGGTAACACCCGCCTGAAATGGGCGCTTCATACGGCTCCCCACCGGGACGCGCCCTTGTTGGCGCAAGGGGCTGAGTTTCTTGAAAATATTGATCGTCTGGCAGAAGGTGACTGGGCCGGGCTGGCTCCGCCCCAGCGTATGTTGGGTTGTGCCGTAGCAGGTGATGCGGTCAAGCGCCGTGTGGAAGAGCAAATGGAGTTGTGGGACGTTTCTGCCCATTGGGTGGTCGCCAGCAGTGCCGAGGCCGGTTTGACCAACGGCTATGACTATCCCGCGCGATTGGGATCAGACCGTTGGGTTGCCATGATTGGGGCTTGGCATCGTGGTCTGAAACAAGGCGCGCCACGCCCGCTCGTGGTCGTGATGGTAGGAACTGCTGTGACAGTGGATGCCATCGATACGCATGGTAAATTTTTGGGTGGGTTGATCTTGCCTGGCCATGGCATCATGCTGAGAGCACTCGAATCTGGAACAGCTGGATTACATGTGCCGACAGGCAATGTGTGCGAGTTTCCAACCAATACCAGTGATGCCCTGACCAGTGGTGGTACCTATGCCATTGCCGGGGCTGTGGAGCGTATGGTGCAGCATGTGCGACAACATTGTCGAATGGAGCCACGCTGCATCATGACAGGTGGTGCCGGCTGGAAAATGGCACCCAGCATGTCTGTACCCTTTGAATTGGTGGACAACTTGCTGTTTGATGGCTTGCTGGAAATTGCCAGCTATCGGCTGGCAAGGGCAGGCTGA